The nucleotide sequence ATGCTATTGGTAAAAGTAATAAAAATTATGTTTCTGTTAGTTTTCCTGATGCTGTAATGATGAAAACCAAAAAAGGAGGATATGAATTTGGATTAAATCTCCAATCAATCATGGCAAATCATCAAATATTAATAACTGGTGTTCTATTGCGAAAACCAAATGACCATTCGGTATTAGAAGAAGTTTTAAAAGAATTAAAATTAAGTTTTGAAATATTGAAAGAATTAAATCTAAAATATGGATCTCAACAAGATTACGAAAAATTTGAATTTGAAAATTTAATTGACCAAGCAATTTTTATTTGCGATTCAGGTTATTTTAGCAATGATAATTTTGAAATAGCAGATTTTAATGACCTCAATTTTATTGTAATGTCCAAACAAATTGCAAGACAAAATAATAACAAAAAAAGAAAACTTTGGAACATTCAATTAAAAGATGGAAAAAACAACAAAAAGAAAGACAATGTCTCAAAAAAACAATGCATTCGCATTGTTAATGCATATATCTGTCCAAATGAACGATTAATAAGTTTAGACAGTTATAAAGTAACAAATGGAAAATACAACAAACAATCACATATTTTTGGAGATTTACGAGAGTTTAGTTTCAAATTCAGTTGCAAAGATTGTAGTGGATGTCCTTTTGTTGAAAAATATGGTGAAAAATGCAAATGTGCTGAAATTGAGGATAGAATGAGTTTATATATGTATAAAATGACTAATGAATTTGCTGAAGGGAAATACAACGAAATTTACAAAGACAGATTCCCCAACAGCGAATGCATTAATGGATTTCACAAGACTAAGAATAGTATTTTGAACTTGTTATGCCGTGATTTCACGGCAAATCAAAATGAAATGCTTCTGAGAGGTTTATTATACAATATTATACGATTAAAAGAACTTAAAGGAACAATTTGTTGATTTTTATTCTCCCTCATAAAAAAATCAAGAAAAATTTTGTTTCCAAATAATAAAAATTTGAAGTGATTTAAATTTTTATTCAATAAAATCTTTTATTCACCTCTTTTAGGCAACCTTAGCATCGAGAAATCACTATTTTCACCAGAAATTGAATTATCTGGTGAAAATAGAAAAAATTGGTATACCATTCATATATTTGAACTAAAAAACTAATAAATTTAACTATCAAAAAAAACACCTTAAAATTAAAGGAAAATAAAATAAAAAATAAAATAAATAACAAAATAAAGTAAAAATAACATAAATCAATCAAATATTCAATTAATAAAAAAAATAAATAAAATCCCAAGTTAATTAAACTCAAAACACATAAAAATGCCATTAAAAGATTATCGAGTTACCTCTTTAAAAAAAAGATTTAATTGTAACAACCCAGATATTTCGCAAGTTGAATCAATAATTAGACTTAAACTCAACATTGCCCGATTAATTTATTATTTTTAAATTAAAGATGATGTGAAAATATTTAAAAAAAAGAAAAGATGAATAAAATTATTCATCTACGCCGAAGGATTTTTTAAGTAAATCTGCGTTAACAAATCCTTCTTTATAAATTTTACCAGTAGTCAAATCGTTAATTACTACTTCTGCAGGAGCAAACATTCCTTTGTCGATTTTGTAGAAGTCAAATTCTGCTTCTTTAAATACATCGAAGAATGGTTTACCATATCCATCAGCTGCAGATGATGGTAATTTAGCTGCTACATCAGCAATATCATCGTTTTCATCAGATTCAACATAGTAGTAGGTTCTTCCACCGAACAATACTGCATCGTTGGTTTTACCCATTGCTTTTAAACCATCTGGGTCAACAGGTGCAATTGGTGCAATACCTGCTGCATGTTTTACTTTGGTTACATCGAATTTGATTGCTTCTAACATTTTGTAGGTTCCGTTTTCAACTACTCTTCCGGAAATTTGGATAGATCCGACAAGGGAAGATGTAGGAGCTACAAGCAAGTAAACATTTTTAACATCAACATCACATTCATCAGCAATGTATTGAGCAACATCGTCACCAGGCAATACATCAGCTTCGAGTGTTAAGATTGCTAAGTCTGCATCTTTGTCTTCGTAATCAATTTCTTCATAAGTTTCAGCTGGTTTTAATGCGATTGCTCTTGCAGGTCCTGAACCTAATGCAAAGAAATCACCAACAGAAACAGACCAACCTGCTTTTTGAGAACCTAAGGTTGAAATAGAAGGTGAGTCAGTTTTAATTTTTACTGAAGGAAGTGCGAATTTTTCAGATAAATCTCCCGGAATTGAAATTCCAACATCTGCAAGTCCACCAAGACAAACTTTAGTATAAAGTTCTCCTGCTTTAAAACTTCCATCGACATTTACACCACAGTCGATAACAGTAGCACCATTATCTAAAGTTGCAACAGCGATGTTTAATTCATCTGCTTTTTCTATCATTACATCTACGGTTTTTTTAGCTTCTACGTTTACACTTACCATAGTTTTAACCTCTAAAAATATTAACTTAAAACATTAAGTTATTGTGTAAAAATTTATTGTTATTCTTATTTAAATTTGCCTAAAATAATTTAAAAAAAATAGAATTCAATTACTCTTTTTTAGCCATGTCATTTGCATACTTTAAAATCTCTTCATCACTACATTCTTCAATAATCCTTTCAAAGGAATTTTGAGATTTTATATTCAAAAGAGCAAATAAACTTACATCAAGGGATTTTGAATTTAAAACAATGTCAATCCATTCCTCTTCACTGTCAACATATTTCATAATATGGCCAATATTATCAAGAATATACTGGCTTTCTTTTGCTATTTTAACAAGCATGACTTTGTTTTTGATTTTGACAAATGCCTCTTCACGATTGTAGAAATAAAATTTGTAGTTTAAAGGATTTGACTCATCATCTGAAGGGGATATGTCATAATTATGATCATTGATTGCAATATTGGTTAAAATTGTCTCATCAGTGATTTTTTCAAGTGCAATGTGCTGAACGGATTTGAATTTAGACCTGTCAACAATGAACTCCAAAATGGATTGGCTGTCAACTGAATCCACAATGTCCATCTGAGTTTCTTCATCAAAATTATTTAGGTTTACTTTGAAAAAGGATTCATCCAGCTCATTAATGAATATTTCAAATGAATCAGGATTTAAATCCCTATTTTTTAAAACTTCCAATTTATACCATTCAGGATATACTTCAAGCAAACTGCATTCATCAAAGATGGAATCAATATTCAAATTATCTGATACTTTCCAATCGGATAATGCAGATGCATCAACTAATGAATCGCATTTCTTAAACATTCCTTCCATATTATTGATATTGCTTACATCCCACTCCTTTAAAGGTGAAACATCTTCCAACAACTCACAATGCTTAAACATGCTTTTTAATGAAGATACATTGGATATATTCCACTCCTTTAAAGCAGATATATTTGTTAGTGAAGTACAGTTTTTAAACAGAAAATCAAATGAGGAAATATTTGAAACATCCCAATTTTTAAGTGCAGACAGATTTTTAATTGAACTGCAACCTTCAAAAAGTCCAGATATCCTATTGATTTTAGATACATCCCATGATTTCAATGGAGATAAATTTTTAATAGAACTGCAATATGCAAAAATGGACAAAAGACTTTTATTATTATCCATTAATGATAAATCCCAATTAGACAATGGAGAAATATCTTTAAGACTAACACAGCTTCTAAAAAGTGCAGTTACATTAAACGCATTAATCAGATTCCAATTTTTCAATGCAGAAATATCTTCCAAGGAAGCGCAAAATTCAAACAAGCATGCAATATCCCGTACATTGCGAACATCCCAATTGGCTAATGCAGAAATATCTGTAAGTTTAAGACAATCTGAAAATAAGTAATGCATATCATCAACGTGGCTGACATCCCAATTAGCCAAAGCGGAAACACTTTCAAGTGAAGAGCATCCCATGAACATGCATGACATATCAATAACATTAGAGGTGTTCCAGTTGGCTAAAGCGGAAATATCTTCTAAGCTAGAGCATCCCTTAAACATGTTGCTGACATCATCAACCAAAGAAACATCCCATGTATCAAGAGAGGATATTTCAACTAATGATTCACAACCGTTAAACATATCTCTGGTCGACACTATATTTCCGACACCCAATGTAACAATGGCTCTCAGGTTTATTAAATCTTTGTATCTGCCTTCAAGGATTGTTTTACCGAATAGGTCTTCACTGATATATAGAATATCCTCAGGATTTTCAACATAATCCCAACTGGTCAAATTAGTTCCATCAGTTAATATAATGAGAACATTAAAATCCCCCAATTCATAAATACTCTCAGTGGTTGAATTAAAATGTTCAAAATCATTTAAATAAATCCTTGCCATGTTAACCCCTTTTAATGATTATAATTTTATTCAATTAAATATATAATCATTACACATTTCAGTATCTGTCAAAGTGAATTTTTGATTCATCATATCTAAGCTTCACTTCATTTTCTTTTTGAGGATAACCAACGCAAATTACAGAAAACGGTATGCAATAATCAGGAATATTCAAATATTCCTTTAACTTCAAAGTACGGTCTTCTATTGGGTGGAATCCCAACCAAACAGCACCCAATCCCTCATGGGTTGCCTGAAGCAATATATTTTCATTACAAGCTCCAAGGTCCTGTTCAATCATCCGGTGAATCTTAGCCTCGTTGAGGTTTCCTACTGTAACAATCAGATGTGATGCCTTTTCTGCAGGCTTTGCAAACTGATGCATCTCGGAAACTGCTTTTTTGTCTTCCTCATCACTGATAACTACAAACTCCCATGCCTGCTGGTTACAGGCAGAAGGTGCCTGCATTCCCGCTTTTAGGAGATTTTCAATTTTCTCATCACTGACCTTTTCATCAGTGAATCTGCGTACACTTTGTCTTTTGAATACTATACTCATCTAACCACCAAACAACTCTTCAATTTCCTGTCTGACAAATGGATAATCATTACTATCTGTTAAAACATGAATCTGATCGCCATATTTAATATGGAAATCCTCCGTTGGAATAATATACTTTCCATTACGTATGACTGAAACAACAATAGCATTTTTAGGAAATGGAATATCTTTAACTTTAAAATTAATATAATTACAATCAAGAGGCACCAAATACTCTGATAAGACATGTTTTGAAGGTTTTTTAACATATTCCCTATTCTTGTTCAATAACAATCTGTCATATAATGACTCGTAAATCGGATCATTTCCCAAGAGTGTAGGCACCACATACGCAATTAAAGACACTATAATCATTGCAACCAATGACTCAGTCGAACCGCACATCTCAGCAAGCAGAACCACACCGGTAATTGGTGATCTGACAGTTGCTGCAAAAAATCCTGCCATTGAAACTACAATGAACTTATAAATCAAGTCATGTTCCAATCCCAATGGCTGAACAACGACACTTCCAAAAACAGCACCAATATACGCGCCTAAAACAAGAATCGGTAAAAATATTCCTCCAGGAGCTCCTGATGAGAATGAAAACATTGAGAAGAGATATTTTAAAACCAACAATAAAAGCAAAACTCCCAAAGATGGAATGGCAACATCAAGCATGTCCATCATAAAGTGTCCTCCATCACTGATTTCAGGAATCAATAATGCAACAACACCTGAAACCATGAAAACCAATACAAACTTAAGCCATGAAGGTATATTAAGATGATTCATAACATCACTTGACTTAATCATGCCCACATTGTAGACATAACCCAAAATACCTATGATAATTCCCAAAACAATTAAAATCCAATAGCATTCAAGCGGAATGTCCAAAATTGGAAAGGACAATATTGTATGCTGTCCAAAGATAACTTTTGAGATAAAATCAGATACGATGGCTGCAACCAAAGCAATGAATACCAATGTTTTATCGAATCCATGATTAATCTCTTCAAAAACAAATATTACTCCTGCCAACGGTGCATTGAATGCTGCTGTAATACCCACTGCAGATCCGACAAGAATCAATCTTAGCTCATCGGTTTTTGATCCCTTGAATAATTTTGCAACGCCCTTTCCGGCCATACCTCCAATTTGAACTGACGGACCTTCCGGACCAAGTGACAAACCGCCAAGAGCTGTCAGAACACCTGCAGTGATTTTAGAAATAAGGACTTTAATCCAATTGGCCTCCATATGACCTTTAACCTCTGCATATATCTGAGGTATTCCGCTGCCAGCTGAGTCAACTTCCCATTTGGTGAGCCTATCAATCAAAAGTCCCATCACCGCCAGAGCTATAAAAAACAGAACAATATACAATACATTCCCATGTATTATAGTCAGATAATCTCTTAAAACACTTTCCGAACCTGAAAGTAAAAAACGATATAGACAAACCATCAGTCCAGAAAATATACCTACCATCACTCCCTGAACCGTTAATCTGAAGATATATTTGGGATTTTCAGTTACTGATTTTAGTGTTTTTTCAAGAGTTTTCATTATTAATTATTTTATTTAAATACTATAATAAAGTTTCATCCTTCGATAACTTAATAATGAAAAATAATCAAATTCCAATTAATGATTAGAAAAGCCTTAAAAAAAGATTACCCATAAATTTTTAAACTGAATCAAGCTAATGTTGAAATGCATCAAAGAAAAGAAGGTATTGCTCAAAATTTATATGAAAATATTTTCAAACACGCTTTAAATAAAAATTATGATTTGGTTTGTGCTGAAATTGACATTGAACCAGAATACAATCACAAAAGCACTCGTTTTCATGAAAAAAGGGGTTTTCATGAAGTTGGAACAAGAATTTCAAAACAGACATTAACCGTTCACTGCAAATCAAAAAACTGGATTAATCTTCCCAATCATCCATATCAAAATCCGGATTGTAACCACAGTTTTCACAATATGGTTCATTATCTGCCAGTATTGAACCGCAATTCGGACATATTTTCATATTTCATCCTCCTAGTTTGAGCTTCTCCAGGTGTTTCCACATTTTGCGCATCTTATAAAATTTGTTGGTGCCTCATCAGCCGAACGGGTTTGTACTGTCCACCAGTATCCCTTTGTCCCGCCACATTTATAGCAGGTTATTGTAGTTGTCGGAAGTGCCACATTATCCCTATCGGTTACGATAACTTTTGCTTGAGGATTGGTTTCACCTTCCATTGTGTATTGTTCCTCAATATCTTCCTTTTCAAGGTTTTTTTCATAACCGCATCTACATTTAATCTTGCCTTTTTTTGGCATTAACATCTTACCACAATTAGGACAGAATTCCATATAATTAAACACCTATTAAAATTCGTAAGTATTAGTTTAATCAAAACCACTTATAAAATTATCGGCTTGAAAAATAATTGGCAATTAAAACAATTATTGAAAAGACAATTAGAACTGCCTTGGAGTCTAAAATCAAATCATTGCCCAAAACTATCGGAGCAAATATGTTCATATCAAATACATAATGCATCAAATAAGCAAAAAACAAATAAAAAATAATTAAACATAAAATAGCTACAATATATCTCTGATAGTTATCTTCAATGATACCATCTTCGATTAAGCGGTTAACACCATAACCTGCAAAAATATACATACCCAGCAATACTCCAAGATAGGCCAAATAATCAATTTTAACAGTTGACAGCACAAATGAAACCATTATCATGATTATTACAGACATTATGAAATACATAATAACTGATTTTGAGAGTTTTGCATATTCCATCTATTCCACCCCATACTTTTCCTTATCCTTTAAGTAAAGCAAGAAATTAAAAATCAGCATGATGACAGCAAAAATAATTAAATATATACCTACATTTAATGTTAAATCAAATCTTACACCATCAAAAACAAAAATTAAGTAATCTGAAAGCTTTAAGAAATCTGATCCGAATATTAACGGTACGAAAATTAAAAATATTGCATCATAGATTATGATTAAAGCAATTGCTATGAGAAATCTTTCATGATTATTTTTCACATCACCTGATTCCACCAGAATGTCAATTCCAAAAATAACTAAGAAATACAAACCAAATATATTTGCAACGTGCAATACATCTGTCAGATGGAATGTCATTAAAAAATAACATGCAACAAATGTAATGATAAGTGCAGATATTAAATTCACTATAACTACTCTTGAAAAATGACTATCAAACATTATAATATATATTATATTTTAAAATATAAAAAGTTTAAAAAAAAAGTTCACGTGGAAGATTAACCTTCCACCATTATCAGCTTACCCGTCGCAGGGTCTTTATAAACTTTACCCATTTCAGTATAACCCTGACCTGAACTATTTGAAGTATCAGGAGTATCGTTTAATTCTTGACCTTGGTCAACTTCTGTCATTGTCTTTTGTTGCATTTGTTCTTGAATATTCTGGTCAGGATCAATCATTGCCTGCATGTTCCAGCTTATGATAACAAAAACTAAAAAACCTACAGCAATAACCAGCATTGCATCCACAAGGTTGGATGTACCAGCCATCGGGTCTTCTTCCACTCTTTTAGATCTACGTCTACTTTGTTTCCTTACCATAAAATCACTAGTTATTCATTTTGTCAAGAACTGAATCAATTAAAGCATCTAAATCAGATAAGTATCTGTCATACCATCCTGAACGGATTTTACCTATAAAGTAACATAAAGCACCAGAACCGATACCTACAATAGTAGTGTTGAATGCCACTGTCAATGAAGATGCTAATGTATTAATATCTCCAGCACCTAATGCTGCAAGACCCGGACCCATTGGAATTAAAGTACCCATTAATCCCAAGGTTGGTCCAATACGAGTAATAATATCAGTTTTTTGTAAATTATTCATTGTTTTTTCTTCTTCAAATTCAAATAATTTACGTGCAAGTGCTTCTCTTGAGGCATCCCCCAATTCAGATGAAGCAGCAATTTCATTTAAAACCTTTTTTTGTGCTTTTGGAATATTGGCATTAGTAATAACGTTTTTTAATGTTTCAACAGAATCTGCTCTATTGATATCATAAATCAAATCTCTAATTGTTCCAACGGGAACCTTACGTCTTGAAGTATACTCTGCAATAGCTCCACCCAATGTAATAATTGAAATGATAACAATAACCAGTAGAATTATCAGTACAGGTATTGTTAAACTTTGAGAAATTACATCAAGAGAACCAGTTAAAAATTCTCCACCCGGAATATTTAAAGCCATATTTTTTCACCTTTATCTTAAAATACTTCTGCCTCTTTTATTTAAAACGATACCTCCAACAAGCAAAATAGCAAATGCTAAAATCACCATTAGGATATCCTGAGGAGAACTCATTGTAATTGGACTTGTAGTTTTTGATAATGCTCCTGCAATGTTTGGTATAACAATCGCTGAAAGCAAGAAATAAGCACCAAGTAAAAGCATAAAATTACCTAAAACAATAGGATAAGGCCTATTGATAACTTTAACTATAGTATTTGATGCCAAATAAGTTACAATCATGACCCCAACAAGTGCAGCAGCTGCATACCAGCTTAAATTAAGTGAACTTACACCTATTGTTGGTGCAACGATCAAAACACTTGCGATAATTGAACCAAAACAACATGGACAAGGAGCAATAATAGCTAGGGAAGTCGCAGTAGATGTATTCTTATCATGTATCTTCCATTCTCTTATTGTAAACAAACCTGCAATAATCATTATTGAAGCCATTATAATGTAAAATATTGTATTATAACTATAAATTGCTTGAACAAGCTGTTCTGAATATAAAGAAGCAATTGCTGAAATTAATACAACACCTCCACCATAAGCAATGCAGATTACTGCAAATAATTTTTTTGACAGGTCGGCCAATCCTGAAGCAAGTCCTATCTTTATTCCAAAAACAAGGACTGATGCGAAGATTCCAACTTGCCACAATACACTCATCATATCCATAGTAAATTCTCCATGATAAAATTAAAATTAATTAATTACATTTTAATATTAATCTAATAAGATATATAAAAGTTATTAGATAGCGATATGTATCTAAGAAAACATCCTGAAAATTTATAATATAACAAGTTAAAAAGAGTTAGGTTTTGAAAAAAAATAAAAAAATATTTCACAGATGTGAAATATTATAAATTAACGTTTTCGGTAACTTCTACCAAAAATTACACACACTATTAAAATTGATGCCAATGTATATAAAATGTTAAACGGATTAGCATTTGAATTAACTGGCATGTCAACGATTTCATCAGATTTATTTTTATTGTCTGAAATATTAGTGACATTTTCCCTTGAAGTTTTATTATCAATGGAAGTCTTATTATCAGTAATATTAACACTGGCTGTTTGATTTAAATCCATTGCATAAACATTGGAAATAATCTTATGACTGCTTTTAGATGAACCATGATCTTTATGGTTAGTGGAAATCAATCCTCTAATTTTTGCCATATTATCCCCTTGTTCTTTTACTTTATCAGATTCAATTAACTCAGCAGCATTTGAATCGTATTTTAAAGCATATG is from Methanobrevibacter sp. and encodes:
- a CDS encoding DUF2162 domain-containing protein — translated: MDMMSVLWQVGIFASVLVFGIKIGLASGLADLSKKLFAVICIAYGGGVVLISAIASLYSEQLVQAIYSYNTIFYIIMASIMIIAGLFTIREWKIHDKNTSTATSLAIIAPCPCCFGSIIASVLIVAPTIGVSSLNLSWYAAAALVGVMIVTYLASNTIVKVINRPYPIVLGNFMLLLGAYFLLSAIVIPNIAGALSKTTSPITMSSPQDILMVILAFAILLVGGIVLNKRGRSILR
- a CDS encoding ClC family H(+)/Cl(-) exchange transporter — its product is MKTLEKTLKSVTENPKYIFRLTVQGVMVGIFSGLMVCLYRFLLSGSESVLRDYLTIIHGNVLYIVLFFIALAVMGLLIDRLTKWEVDSAGSGIPQIYAEVKGHMEANWIKVLISKITAGVLTALGGLSLGPEGPSVQIGGMAGKGVAKLFKGSKTDELRLILVGSAVGITAAFNAPLAGVIFVFEEINHGFDKTLVFIALVAAIVSDFISKVIFGQHTILSFPILDIPLECYWILIVLGIIIGILGYVYNVGMIKSSDVMNHLNIPSWLKFVLVFMVSGVVALLIPEISDGGHFMMDMLDVAIPSLGVLLLLLVLKYLFSMFSFSSGAPGGIFLPILVLGAYIGAVFGSVVVQPLGLEHDLIYKFIVVSMAGFFAATVRSPITGVVLLAEMCGSTESLVAMIIVSLIAYVVPTLLGNDPIYESLYDRLLLNKNREYVKKPSKHVLSEYLVPLDCNYINFKVKDIPFPKNAIVVSVIRNGKYIIPTEDFHIKYGDQIHVLTDSNDYPFVRQEIEELFGG
- the mch gene encoding methenyltetrahydromethanopterin cyclohydrolase; translation: MVSVNVEAKKTVDVMIEKADELNIAVATLDNGATVIDCGVNVDGSFKAGELYTKVCLGGLADVGISIPGDLSEKFALPSVKIKTDSPSISTLGSQKAGWSVSVGDFFALGSGPARAIALKPAETYEEIDYEDKDADLAILTLEADVLPGDDVAQYIADECDVDVKNVYLLVAPTSSLVGSIQISGRVVENGTYKMLEAIKFDVTKVKHAAGIAPIAPVDPDGLKAMGKTNDAVLFGGRTYYYVESDENDDIADVAAKLPSSAADGYGKPFFDVFKEAEFDFYKIDKGMFAPAEVVINDLTTGKIYKEGFVNADLLKKSFGVDE
- a CDS encoding MotA/TolQ/ExbB proton channel family protein — translated: MALNIPGGEFLTGSLDVISQSLTIPVLIILLVIVIISIITLGGAIAEYTSRRKVPVGTIRDLIYDINRADSVETLKNVITNANIPKAQKKVLNEIAASSELGDASREALARKLFEFEEEKTMNNLQKTDIITRIGPTLGLMGTLIPMGPGLAALGAGDINTLASSLTVAFNTTIVGIGSGALCYFIGKIRSGWYDRYLSDLDALIDSVLDKMNN
- a CDS encoding transposase, with protein sequence DLKFNSKRGPKAYPRTLVLGGLMFALKIGKTNLKSISSFCEDSSLINMFTSGFNPKEDVYRRLLKDSDPRILKKIFLFSLIRLNDYGWLDLAQLFVDGTDALVNASKYYLIHLEEIENVKKIKKLGLIHNGKKSSPKRFKQKLNKILESEDLDEETEKVLKLALKNSKIYCRKVFNNLEELKNAIGKSNKNYVSVSFPDAVMMKTKKGGYEFGLNLQSIMANHQILITGVLLRKPNDHSVLEEVLKELKLSFEILKELNLKYGSQQDYEKFEFENLIDQAIFICDSGYFSNDNFEIADFNDLNFIVMSKQIARQNNNKKRKLWNIQLKDGKNNKKKDNVSKKQCIRIVNAYICPNERLISLDSYKVTNGKYNKQSHIFGDLREFSFKFSCKDCSGCPFVEKYGEKCKCAEIEDRMSLYMYKMTNEFAEGKYNEIYKDRFPNSECINGFHKTKNSILNLLCRDFTANQNEMLLRGLLYNIIRLKELKGTIC
- a CDS encoding transcription factor S, which gives rise to MEFCPNCGKMLMPKKGKIKCRCGYEKNLEKEDIEEQYTMEGETNPQAKVIVTDRDNVALPTTTITCYKCGGTKGYWWTVQTRSADEAPTNFIRCAKCGNTWRSSN
- a CDS encoding nitroreductase family protein, translated to MSIVFKRQSVRRFTDEKVSDEKIENLLKAGMQAPSACNQQAWEFVVISDEEDKKAVSEMHQFAKPAEKASHLIVTVGNLNEAKIHRMIEQDLGACNENILLQATHEGLGAVWLGFHPIEDRTLKLKEYLNIPDYCIPFSVICVGYPQKENEVKLRYDESKIHFDRY
- a CDS encoding zinc-ribbon domain-containing protein produces the protein MKICPNCGSILADNEPYCENCGYNPDFDMDDWED
- a CDS encoding BspA family leucine-rich repeat surface protein, whose amino-acid sequence is MARIYLNDFEHFNSTTESIYELGDFNVLIILTDGTNLTSWDYVENPEDILYISEDLFGKTILEGRYKDLINLRAIVTLGVGNIVSTRDMFNGCESLVEISSLDTWDVSLVDDVSNMFKGCSSLEDISALANWNTSNVIDMSCMFMGCSSLESVSALANWDVSHVDDMHYLFSDCLKLTDISALANWDVRNVRDIACLFEFCASLEDISALKNWNLINAFNVTALFRSCVSLKDISPLSNWDLSLMDNNKSLLSIFAYCSSIKNLSPLKSWDVSKINRISGLFEGCSSIKNLSALKNWDVSNISSFDFLFKNCTSLTNISALKEWNISNVSSLKSMFKHCELLEDVSPLKEWDVSNINNMEGMFKKCDSLVDASALSDWKVSDNLNIDSIFDECSLLEVYPEWYKLEVLKNRDLNPDSFEIFINELDESFFKVNLNNFDEETQMDIVDSVDSQSILEFIVDRSKFKSVQHIALEKITDETILTNIAINDHNYDISPSDDESNPLNYKFYFYNREEAFVKIKNKVMLVKIAKESQYILDNIGHIMKYVDSEEEWIDIVLNSKSLDVSLFALLNIKSQNSFERIIEECSDEEILKYANDMAKKE
- a CDS encoding DUF2149 domain-containing protein gives rise to the protein MVRKQSRRRSKRVEEDPMAGTSNLVDAMLVIAVGFLVFVIISWNMQAMIDPDQNIQEQMQQKTMTEVDQGQELNDTPDTSNSSGQGYTEMGKVYKDPATGKLIMVEG